The following coding sequences are from one Reyranella humidisoli window:
- the dprA gene encoding DNA-processing protein DprA — protein sequence MFDGSPEMDLAPEERRARLRLARSARIGPVTFHEALAHYGSARAACTALATVSEASIEREENALAAAGGHFLVFGDTLYPSALAALPDAPPVLSAVGDPTWLGRPTLAIVGAREASLAGRRFAADLASALGAAGFAIASGLARGVDAAAHEAALATGTIAVLACGVDQVYPPHHAALQAEIAARGLILSEVSLGAPPIARAFPRRNRIVSGLSAGIVVIEAAERSGSLITAQRAAEQGREVFVVPGSPMDPRYAGSNGLIRDGAILVRDANDILNALGRPSSVRQASDKPKEIGNDAGAARIVQELGAVPTAVDELVRRCQVSAAFVAEVLMALELEGRLERHRGNRVSLI from the coding sequence ATGTTCGATGGCTCTCCCGAGATGGATCTCGCACCCGAGGAACGCCGCGCCCGGCTGAGGCTTGCGCGCAGCGCCAGGATCGGGCCCGTCACCTTCCACGAGGCGCTGGCCCATTACGGATCGGCCCGCGCCGCCTGCACTGCCCTCGCGACGGTTTCCGAGGCTTCGATCGAGCGCGAGGAGAATGCGCTCGCGGCTGCCGGCGGCCACTTCCTCGTGTTCGGGGATACCCTCTATCCGTCGGCGCTGGCAGCCCTGCCCGACGCCCCGCCGGTCCTCTCCGCCGTGGGCGACCCCACCTGGCTCGGCCGACCGACATTGGCCATCGTCGGCGCGCGGGAGGCCTCGCTGGCCGGCCGCCGCTTCGCCGCCGATCTCGCGTCGGCCCTGGGCGCGGCGGGCTTCGCGATAGCCTCGGGTCTGGCGCGCGGGGTCGATGCCGCCGCGCATGAAGCCGCTCTGGCGACGGGGACGATCGCCGTCCTGGCCTGCGGCGTCGATCAGGTCTATCCGCCCCACCACGCCGCCCTTCAGGCCGAAATCGCGGCCCGCGGGCTGATCCTGAGCGAGGTGTCGTTGGGCGCCCCGCCCATTGCCCGCGCCTTCCCGCGCCGCAATCGCATCGTCAGTGGCCTTTCGGCCGGAATCGTGGTCATCGAGGCGGCCGAACGTTCCGGCTCCCTGATCACGGCCCAGCGAGCCGCCGAACAGGGGCGCGAGGTGTTTGTCGTGCCCGGCTCGCCGATGGACCCGCGCTATGCCGGTTCCAATGGCCTTATCCGAGATGGGGCGATTCTGGTCCGGGATGCCAATGATATTCTGAACGCCCTCGGCCGTCCGTCCAGCGTCCGCCAAGCCTCTGATAAGCCGAAGGAAATCGGGAATGACGCGGGCGCCGCACGGATCGTGCAGGAGCTGGGTGCCGTACCCACCGCGGTTGACGAACTGGTGCGCCGGTGCCAAGTGTCCGCCGCCTTCGTAGCGGAGGTCCTCATGGCTCTCGAGCTGGAGGGCCGCCTGGAGAGGCACCGGGGTAACCGCGTTTCTCTGATCTAG
- a CDS encoding MFS transporter, translated as MIASSSRSLPWALIGAACLGSFAATSSGTTRAPFLLEMAQDLDVSMPLVANLVSLTAMAWGIVSALGGWMSDVIGRRPILLIAPFALALALVAQAAAGSFFWVAVWATVGGGCAGAFTGVVFAEVSAHVPDSQRGRALGWVMSGQSLTLVVGVPMAAAVGSVIGWRGWLLCVAGLSIAAILSLFLTVGRGSAGRMRGAGARPSMRSALSPRVLALLSTGVAERICYGLAVVYFATFMQVTYHMTLIELAVPLAVFALGNIAGTVAGGQLADRLRDRLLTFAVAMALSGVAALVLFTWHPGPAVSVAVGFVYVLLNALGRPSFMASLASVPEDVRGTVLGLNGTSASVGWIGAAALGAVMIGSVGFEGFGPLTALLALLGAGGALLSRRSRGS; from the coding sequence ATGATCGCTTCCTCCTCTCGCAGCCTCCCCTGGGCGCTGATCGGCGCGGCCTGCCTCGGGTCGTTCGCCGCGACCTCGAGCGGCACGACCCGCGCGCCGTTCCTGCTGGAGATGGCGCAAGATCTCGACGTCAGCATGCCGCTGGTCGCCAACCTGGTTTCCCTGACGGCGATGGCATGGGGCATCGTCTCGGCCCTGGGCGGCTGGATGTCCGATGTGATCGGACGCCGCCCGATCCTGCTGATCGCGCCGTTTGCGCTCGCCCTGGCCCTGGTGGCACAGGCGGCGGCCGGCTCCTTCTTCTGGGTCGCGGTGTGGGCGACCGTGGGCGGCGGCTGCGCCGGCGCCTTCACCGGGGTGGTCTTCGCGGAAGTCTCCGCCCATGTGCCCGACAGCCAGCGCGGGCGGGCGCTGGGCTGGGTGATGAGCGGGCAATCGCTCACACTGGTCGTCGGCGTGCCGATGGCGGCGGCCGTCGGCTCGGTCATCGGCTGGCGGGGCTGGTTGCTCTGCGTCGCGGGCCTCTCCATCGCCGCCATTCTGAGCCTTTTCCTCACGGTCGGCCGGGGAAGTGCCGGTCGTATGCGGGGCGCCGGGGCACGTCCCTCCATGCGGTCCGCCCTCTCGCCGCGGGTGCTCGCCCTGCTGAGCACCGGCGTGGCGGAGCGCATCTGCTACGGGCTCGCGGTCGTCTACTTCGCGACCTTTATGCAGGTCACCTATCACATGACCCTGATCGAACTCGCCGTTCCGCTGGCGGTGTTCGCCCTGGGCAACATCGCCGGAACGGTAGCGGGCGGCCAGCTCGCCGACCGGCTGCGCGACCGTCTCCTCACCTTCGCGGTCGCGATGGCTCTGTCGGGCGTCGCGGCGCTGGTCCTCTTCACCTGGCATCCCGGGCCGGCCGTTTCCGTGGCCGTGGGGTTCGTCTACGTGCTGCTGAACGCGCTCGGCCGGCCCTCGTTCATGGCGTCCCTCGCCTCAGTTCCGGAAGACGTCCGGGGCACTGTGCTCGGCCTGAACGGCACCTCCGCGAGCGTGGGCTGGATCGGCGCCGCTGCCCTCGGCGCGGTGATGATCGGCTCGGTGGGGTTCGAGGGCTTCGGTCCGCTGACGGCTCTGCTGGCATTGCTGGGCGCGGGCGGTGCCCTCCTCAGCCGTCGCAGCCGCGGCTCATAG
- a CDS encoding putative 2-aminoethylphosphonate ABC transporter substrate-binding protein, with amino-acid sequence MTSWWAAIACVLAATTAAAQGRTRLEVYSTLEIENLNNFKKSFEAENPDIEIQWNRDSTGIVTAKILAEQGQQRGDAIWGLAVTSMLLLEKKGMLEPYAPKNLAAIKPSFRDPANPPAWVGMEAWVAAVCFNTIEALKLSLPKPQSWFDLLDPRFKGKLTMPHPASSGTGYFHVSSWIQMFGEAKAWEFMDRLHDNIAVYEHSGTRPCRQAASGEFPVGISYELAAASARQKGAPIEGLMMKEGGGWDMDAAAILRGTKKPEAVRRLMDFAASRKANELYASFVSQVAIEGVTGNIPDYPAGVAASMIKNDFAWASENRARILAEWARRFDGKAAKK; translated from the coding sequence ATGACGAGTTGGTGGGCGGCGATCGCCTGCGTGCTGGCCGCGACCACCGCGGCGGCGCAGGGCCGGACGCGCCTCGAGGTCTATTCGACGCTGGAGATCGAGAACCTCAACAACTTCAAGAAGAGCTTCGAAGCGGAGAACCCGGATATCGAGATCCAGTGGAATCGCGATTCGACGGGTATCGTCACGGCGAAGATTCTGGCCGAGCAGGGCCAGCAGCGTGGCGATGCAATCTGGGGACTGGCCGTCACCTCGATGCTGCTGCTTGAGAAGAAGGGGATGCTCGAACCCTATGCGCCGAAGAACCTCGCGGCGATCAAGCCGTCGTTCCGCGATCCCGCCAATCCTCCCGCTTGGGTCGGCATGGAGGCCTGGGTCGCGGCGGTCTGCTTCAACACGATCGAGGCGCTGAAACTCTCGCTGCCGAAGCCGCAATCCTGGTTCGACCTGCTCGACCCTCGCTTCAAGGGCAAGCTGACCATGCCGCATCCTGCCTCGTCGGGGACGGGCTACTTCCACGTCTCTTCGTGGATCCAGATGTTCGGCGAGGCCAAGGCATGGGAATTCATGGACAGGCTCCACGACAACATCGCCGTCTATGAGCATTCGGGCACGCGACCCTGCCGCCAGGCCGCTTCCGGTGAATTCCCGGTCGGCATTTCCTATGAGTTGGCGGCGGCGAGTGCGCGCCAGAAGGGCGCGCCGATCGAAGGCCTGATGATGAAGGAGGGCGGCGGCTGGGACATGGATGCGGCCGCCATCCTGCGCGGCACGAAGAAGCCGGAAGCCGTGCGTCGCCTCATGGACTTCGCGGCGAGCCGCAAGGCAAACGAGCTCTACGCTTCGTTCGTGAGCCAGGTTGCCATCGAAGGCGTCACCGGGAACATCCCGGACTATCCCGCAGGTGTCGCCGCCTCGATGATCAAGAACGACTTCGCCTGGGCGTCCGAAAATCGCGCGCGCATCCTCGCGGAATGGGCCAGGCGCTTCGACGGCAAGGCCGCGAAGAAGTAA
- the plsY gene encoding glycerol-3-phosphate 1-O-acyltransferase PlsY encodes MLSTLILMAGPFLMGYLMGSIPFGLLLTRGAGLGDIRKVGSGNIGATNVLRTGRKGLAAATLLLDALKGVVAVLIADQVGQIAAVGAAAGAVLGHMFPVWLGFKGGKGVATTLGIMWGLSWPVGAIACGAWLAIAAAFRYSSLAALLSVVVAAVAAWFLTDPRAAMLLTLLVPLVWVRHHENIARLLNGTESKIGGGKKQAA; translated from the coding sequence ATGCTGTCGACCCTGATCCTGATGGCCGGCCCATTCCTGATGGGCTACCTCATGGGCTCGATCCCCTTCGGCCTGCTGCTGACGCGCGGCGCCGGTCTCGGCGATATCCGCAAGGTCGGCTCGGGCAACATCGGCGCCACCAACGTGCTGCGTACCGGCCGCAAGGGACTTGCAGCCGCCACGCTGCTGCTCGACGCCCTGAAGGGTGTCGTGGCGGTGCTCATCGCCGACCAGGTCGGCCAGATTGCCGCCGTCGGCGCGGCCGCCGGCGCGGTGCTGGGCCACATGTTCCCGGTGTGGCTGGGCTTCAAGGGCGGCAAAGGCGTGGCGACGACGCTCGGCATCATGTGGGGCCTGTCGTGGCCGGTCGGCGCCATCGCCTGCGGCGCCTGGCTGGCGATCGCCGCCGCCTTCCGCTACTCGTCACTGGCCGCCCTGCTCAGTGTCGTGGTCGCCGCGGTCGCGGCCTGGTTCCTGACCGATCCGCGCGCCGCGATGTTGCTCACGCTTCTCGTGCCGCTCGTCTGGGTGCGCCACCATGAGAACATCGCGCGCCTGCTCAACGGCACGGAGTCGAAGATCGGCGGCGGCAAGAAGCAGGCTGCCTGA
- the pyrC gene encoding dihydroorotase: MSGKIDKTAPPHAGSTAYINARIIDPTGNTEYVGAILISDGKIADFGPNLFASGAPYGIRSVDCRGLYLAPGLVDTRVHTGEPGEEHKETLESAGAAAAVGGITSMVLLPDTEPPFDDASLIEFVARRARQVKLANMYAYGALTVGLEGKELAEIGLLSEAGAVAFTDADHAVGNAQVMRRALYYAKTFDALIVHLPQEPNLSGGTMTSGEMATRLGLSGSPPLAEVMMVERDIRLAEMTGGRMHLTKISTAESVEVIGAAKARGLRITCDTAAPYFALNDLAVGDYRTFCKLVPPLRAEKDRLAIVEGLKDGTIDAIVSDHRPQDQDSKRVPFAQAEPGGIGLETLLPISLELVHGGHLTLPRLFQLLSATPASLFGLPGGKLAKGAPADLVLFDADYAWKIDRTGLWSKTKNTPFDERPVQGRVMATIVGGRTIYRDDSFAATAAAA, translated from the coding sequence GTGAGCGGGAAGATCGACAAGACCGCGCCGCCACACGCCGGCTCGACCGCGTACATCAACGCCCGGATCATCGATCCGACCGGAAACACCGAGTATGTCGGCGCCATCCTGATCAGCGACGGCAAGATCGCGGACTTCGGCCCCAACCTCTTCGCGTCGGGTGCACCCTACGGCATCCGGTCGGTCGATTGCCGTGGCCTCTATCTCGCGCCCGGCCTCGTCGACACGCGCGTCCATACCGGCGAGCCCGGCGAGGAGCACAAGGAGACGCTGGAAAGCGCCGGCGCCGCCGCGGCGGTCGGCGGCATCACCTCGATGGTGCTGCTGCCCGACACCGAGCCGCCGTTCGACGACGCTTCGCTTATCGAATTCGTCGCCCGCCGCGCCCGCCAGGTAAAGCTGGCGAACATGTATGCGTATGGCGCGCTGACCGTGGGTCTGGAAGGCAAGGAACTGGCCGAGATCGGCCTCTTGTCGGAGGCTGGAGCCGTGGCTTTCACCGATGCCGATCATGCCGTGGGCAACGCCCAGGTCATGCGTCGTGCGCTCTATTACGCCAAGACGTTCGATGCGCTCATCGTCCACCTGCCGCAGGAGCCCAATCTCTCCGGCGGCACCATGACGAGCGGCGAGATGGCGACGCGGCTTGGCCTGTCCGGCAGTCCGCCGCTCGCCGAGGTGATGATGGTCGAGCGCGACATCAGGCTCGCCGAAATGACCGGCGGCCGCATGCACCTCACGAAGATCTCGACGGCGGAGTCGGTCGAGGTGATTGGCGCCGCCAAGGCGCGCGGACTCAGGATCACCTGCGATACCGCAGCGCCCTACTTCGCGCTGAACGACCTCGCGGTCGGCGACTACCGCACCTTCTGCAAGCTCGTGCCGCCGCTGCGCGCCGAGAAGGATCGACTGGCCATCGTCGAAGGTCTCAAGGACGGCACGATCGACGCCATCGTCTCCGACCACAGGCCGCAGGACCAGGACAGCAAGCGCGTGCCCTTTGCCCAGGCCGAGCCCGGCGGCATCGGGCTCGAGACCCTGCTGCCGATCTCGCTGGAACTGGTGCATGGCGGGCATCTCACCCTGCCGCGCCTCTTCCAGCTCCTGTCGGCGACGCCCGCGTCCTTGTTCGGTTTGCCCGGCGGCAAGCTCGCCAAGGGCGCGCCGGCCGATCTCGTCCTGTTCGACGCCGACTATGCCTGGAAGATCGACCGCACCGGCCTCTGGAGCAAGACCAAGAACACACCCTTCGACGAGCGCCCCGTGCAGGGCCGGGTGATGGCCACGATCGTGGGTGGCCGGACGATCTATCGCGACGACAGCTTCGCGGCGACTGCCGCCGCTGCCTGA
- a CDS encoding aspartate carbamoyltransferase catalytic subunit — protein MTSNRVGVPRLPHLLGIEGLSPETISGLLDLSETYIDQNRSVAKRRDMLAGRTIINLFFENSTRTRTSFEVAAKRLGADVINMDVATSSVRKGETLLDTAMTLNAMRPDAIVVRHHESGAVNLLAQKVNCAVINAGDGQHEHPTQALLDAVTIRRRRGSLEGLLVAICGDIMHSRVARSNIHLLQIMGARVRVVGPPTLMPTDVHKMGVEVHYSMKTGLKDVDIVMMLRLQTERMQGSFVPSISEYFHFFGLDRVKLQYAKPDALIMHPGPMNRGVEIDSEVADDLDRSVIHEQVEMGVTVRMACLDALIGGNRNQFGAET, from the coding sequence GTGACAAGTAATCGCGTGGGCGTGCCGAGGTTGCCCCATCTTCTCGGCATCGAAGGTCTTTCGCCCGAAACAATTTCGGGCTTGCTCGACCTATCTGAAACCTACATCGACCAGAACAGGTCCGTCGCCAAACGGCGGGACATGCTGGCCGGTCGTACAATCATCAACCTGTTCTTCGAGAACTCGACGCGCACGCGCACCAGTTTCGAGGTCGCGGCCAAGCGGCTGGGGGCCGACGTCATCAACATGGATGTCGCGACTTCCTCGGTGCGCAAGGGCGAGACGCTGCTCGACACGGCGATGACGCTGAACGCCATGCGCCCCGACGCGATCGTCGTGCGCCATCACGAGTCCGGCGCCGTCAATCTCCTGGCGCAGAAGGTCAACTGCGCCGTCATCAATGCGGGCGACGGCCAGCACGAGCACCCGACGCAGGCGTTGCTCGACGCGGTCACCATCCGGCGACGACGCGGCAGTCTCGAAGGCCTCCTCGTGGCGATCTGCGGCGACATCATGCACAGCCGCGTCGCGCGCTCGAACATCCACCTGCTGCAGATCATGGGCGCCCGCGTGCGCGTGGTCGGCCCGCCGACCCTGATGCCGACCGACGTCCACAAAATGGGCGTCGAGGTGCACTACAGCATGAAGACCGGCCTTAAGGACGTCGACATCGTCATGATGCTGCGGCTGCAGACCGAGCGGATGCAGGGCTCGTTCGTTCCCTCGATCAGCGAGTACTTCCATTTCTTCGGCCTCGACCGGGTCAAGCTGCAGTACGCCAAGCCCGATGCCCTGATCATGCATCCCGGCCCCATGAATCGCGGCGTCGAGATCGACTCGGAAGTCGCCGACGACCTCGACCGGAGCGTTATCCACGAGCAGGTCGAGATGGGCGTCACCGTCCGCATGGCCTGCCTCGATGCCCTGATCGGCGGCAACCGCAACCAGTTCGGAGCCGAGACGTGA
- a CDS encoding citrate/2-methylcitrate synthase, whose product MATDWLSSKEAARRLGVSAATLYAYVSRGLLRSEGTDGQRERRYRADDVARLKRRRDVGRKAESIAANALDFGTPVLESSLTLIENGRLFYRGQEATRLARNSSLEQVAQLLWDCDDRPFAARNLPPLSAALRSAWQAASALPPVDACLVLLPAAARWDHPSWVEDRTAMLETGARILRLLAAAVTGQPLSDRPIHEQVATAWNVPPEQATLIRAALVLSADHEFNASAFAARVVASTGANLYASTMAGLVAINGPRHGGLTRRVASLLADLRQVTDIDADLARRVRERIYIPGFGHQLYPDGDVRAVALFAMMRELVPGAAELAFAERVAAAVEQQIDRKPNVDFATVTLERVLGLPKDSALALFLLGRTVGWIAHAIEQAAHGALIRPRARYTGPRPGA is encoded by the coding sequence ATGGCTACCGACTGGCTGAGTTCGAAGGAAGCGGCGCGACGCCTCGGCGTTTCGGCCGCCACGCTGTACGCTTATGTGAGCCGGGGACTCCTGCGCTCCGAAGGCACGGACGGGCAGCGGGAGCGGCGCTACCGCGCCGACGACGTCGCCCGGCTGAAGCGGCGGCGGGACGTCGGCCGCAAGGCCGAGTCGATCGCCGCCAACGCGCTCGACTTCGGCACGCCGGTCCTGGAATCTTCGCTGACGCTGATCGAGAACGGCCGCCTCTTCTATCGTGGCCAGGAAGCGACGCGGCTCGCCCGCAACAGCTCCCTCGAACAGGTCGCTCAGCTCCTGTGGGATTGCGACGACCGCCCGTTCGCCGCACGCAACCTGCCGCCCCTGTCAGCCGCGCTGCGCAGCGCCTGGCAAGCGGCATCCGCCCTGCCCCCGGTCGATGCCTGCCTCGTTCTCCTGCCGGCCGCGGCGCGCTGGGATCATCCAAGCTGGGTCGAGGATCGCACCGCAATGCTCGAAACCGGCGCACGCATCCTGCGTCTGCTGGCAGCCGCCGTGACCGGCCAACCCCTCTCCGATCGCCCGATCCATGAACAGGTCGCCACCGCCTGGAACGTGCCTCCGGAACAGGCGACGCTCATCCGCGCCGCGCTCGTCCTTTCGGCCGACCACGAATTCAACGCCTCGGCCTTCGCTGCCCGCGTCGTCGCCTCGACCGGCGCCAACCTCTACGCCTCGACGATGGCCGGTCTGGTGGCGATCAACGGCCCGCGGCACGGCGGACTGACGCGACGCGTCGCGAGCCTCCTCGCCGACCTCAGGCAGGTGACCGACATCGACGCCGATCTCGCCCGCCGGGTGCGCGAGCGCATCTACATTCCGGGCTTCGGCCACCAGCTCTACCCCGATGGCGACGTCCGGGCGGTTGCGCTGTTCGCCATGATGCGCGAACTCGTGCCCGGCGCCGCCGAACTCGCCTTCGCGGAGCGCGTGGCGGCCGCGGTGGAGCAGCAGATCGACCGCAAGCCCAATGTCGATTTCGCGACCGTCACCCTGGAGCGCGTGCTCGGCCTGCCAAAGGATTCGGCGCTGGCTCTCTTCCTGCTCGGGCGCACCGTCGGATGGATCGCGCATGCCATCGAGCAGGCTGCACACGGTGCGCTGATCAGACCGCGCGCCCGCTATACCGGGCCGCGTCCGGGCGCCTGA
- a CDS encoding citrate synthase/methylcitrate synthase, which translates to MLQTRVDSGLDGVIVADTVMSEVDGEAGRLIVRGQAVEDLVRTRGFEGVAALLWEGFAEGGGDEQAVRQGLAQARVRAFAEVPKLLTATRGLNPVEGLRVGLGMLADSEPMPHHYLVCGALPVFLAALLRAAEAKSALAPDPTLTTAQDLLRMIRGKRADEAFEKGLDTYLATVTDHGFNASTFTARVVASTRAGLISSVLAALCALKGPLHGGAPGPVLDMFDEIGTPERAEAWLDDAFAKGTRLMGFGHRVYKKRDPRADVLKNTVATLPQTAGRLAFAVEVERSAIASLRRHKPKQRLDTNVEYYTALLLEALDVPRSAFTALFAVGRAAGWCAHVFEQEKGGRLIRPQSTYVGPRPR; encoded by the coding sequence ATGCTGCAGACGCGGGTGGACAGCGGACTCGACGGCGTGATCGTGGCCGACACGGTGATGAGCGAAGTGGATGGGGAGGCCGGCCGGCTGATCGTCCGAGGCCAGGCGGTGGAGGATCTGGTCAGGACTCGCGGCTTCGAGGGCGTCGCGGCCCTTCTGTGGGAAGGCTTCGCCGAGGGTGGAGGTGACGAGCAGGCGGTTCGCCAGGGCTTGGCGCAGGCCCGCGTCCGTGCGTTCGCCGAGGTGCCGAAACTGCTCACGGCCACCAGGGGGCTCAACCCGGTCGAGGGCCTGCGCGTCGGGCTTGGCATGCTGGCCGACAGCGAGCCGATGCCGCACCACTATCTGGTCTGTGGCGCGCTGCCGGTCTTCCTGGCGGCCCTCCTGCGCGCGGCCGAAGCGAAGTCCGCACTGGCCCCCGACCCGACGCTGACGACGGCGCAGGACCTGCTGCGCATGATCCGCGGCAAGCGCGCCGACGAAGCATTCGAGAAGGGTCTCGATACCTATCTGGCGACGGTCACGGACCACGGCTTCAACGCCTCGACCTTCACGGCGCGTGTCGTGGCGTCGACCCGGGCCGGGCTGATCTCCTCGGTGCTGGCGGCGCTCTGTGCGCTGAAGGGGCCGTTGCACGGCGGCGCGCCAGGGCCGGTGCTCGACATGTTCGACGAGATCGGCACGCCGGAGCGTGCCGAGGCGTGGCTGGACGACGCCTTTGCGAAGGGCACGCGCCTGATGGGCTTCGGCCATCGCGTGTACAAGAAGCGCGATCCGCGCGCCGACGTTCTGAAGAATACGGTGGCGACGCTGCCGCAGACCGCGGGCCGGTTGGCCTTCGCGGTCGAGGTCGAGCGCAGCGCCATCGCCTCGCTGCGCAGACACAAGCCGAAGCAGCGGCTGGACACCAATGTCGAATACTACACGGCGCTCCTGCTGGAAGCGCTGGACGTGCCGCGCAGCGCCTTCACCGCGCTGTTCGCCGTCGGCCGTGCCGCCGGCTGGTGCGCCCATGTCTTCGAGCAGGAGAAGGGCGGGCGCCTGATCCGGCCGCAGTCGACCTACGTCGGCCCTCGGCCGCGGTAG
- a CDS encoding phytanoyl-CoA dioxygenase family protein: MLSHPQIEAYRREGYLVIPRLIQGEQLAELRRLTDQLVSEARGVTANDDLYDLEPSHSATMPRVRRLKPAMFKRHAFFRDLARDPGITSPLSQLIGPAIRLHGGKLNMKSAGYGSPVEWHQDWAFYPHSNDDVLATGIYLDDCDEANGPLMVVPGTHHGPVHDHHADGRFCGAFDPEASGVDVSKAVPLIGTAGSMTIHHARLVHGSALNRSNRQRRLLLHEYAAADAWPLMGVANFDEFNSRMVLGEPTIEPRVRPAPVRMPLPPADHQGSIYENQRGSGRRFFQTYDEQAAVAG, translated from the coding sequence ATGCTCAGCCACCCGCAAATCGAGGCCTATCGTCGCGAGGGCTATCTGGTGATCCCGCGGCTGATCCAGGGAGAGCAGCTCGCGGAGCTGCGACGCCTGACCGACCAGCTCGTCTCCGAAGCGCGCGGCGTGACCGCCAACGACGATCTCTACGATCTGGAACCCAGCCACAGCGCCACCATGCCCCGCGTGCGTCGGCTGAAGCCCGCCATGTTCAAGCGCCACGCCTTCTTCCGCGACCTCGCGCGCGATCCCGGGATCACGTCGCCGCTGTCGCAGCTCATCGGGCCCGCCATCCGCCTGCACGGCGGCAAGCTCAACATGAAGTCGGCCGGTTACGGATCGCCCGTCGAATGGCACCAGGACTGGGCCTTCTATCCGCACAGTAACGACGACGTGCTGGCGACCGGCATCTATCTCGACGATTGCGACGAGGCCAACGGGCCGCTGATGGTCGTGCCCGGCACGCATCACGGCCCTGTGCACGACCATCATGCCGATGGCCGTTTCTGTGGCGCCTTCGATCCGGAGGCGAGCGGAGTCGACGTCAGCAAGGCCGTGCCGCTGATCGGCACGGCCGGCTCGATGACCATCCATCATGCGCGGCTGGTCCATGGCTCGGCCCTCAATCGCTCCAACCGCCAGCGTCGCCTTCTGCTGCACGAATATGCGGCTGCCGATGCCTGGCCGTTGATGGGTGTCGCGAACTTCGACGAATTCAACAGCCGCATGGTGCTGGGTGAGCCGACCATCGAACCGCGGGTGCGGCCCGCACCCGTGCGCATGCCTCTGCCGCCCGCCGACCATCAAGGGTCGATCTACGAGAACCAGCGCGGATCGGGCCGCCGCTTTTTCCAAACCTATGACGAGCAGGCCGCCGTTGCCGGTTAG
- a CDS encoding TIGR02466 family protein, translated as MPSRALFPTLVYRESLVDRSWRRFNQDLADECQSLAVSDGAGQRWSAKNYLGGYTSYGSLDRLHLVSSLFDRLRRKIDGHVKSFARDLHYDLAGRTLAMTDCWANVMPSGTVHSMHLHPTSFVSGTYYVSVPRGAGAIKFEDPRLAHQMAAPPRRADAPEAYRSFVSVAAHDGDLVLFESWLRHEVPPAHFSGERISISFNYACPLKTGR; from the coding sequence ATGCCGAGCCGTGCCCTGTTTCCGACCCTCGTTTACCGCGAATCGCTCGTCGACCGCAGTTGGCGCCGCTTCAATCAGGACCTCGCCGACGAATGCCAGTCGCTCGCGGTTTCGGACGGGGCAGGGCAGCGCTGGTCGGCGAAGAACTACCTCGGCGGCTATACGTCCTACGGTTCGCTCGACCGGCTGCACCTCGTGTCGTCGCTGTTCGACCGGCTGCGCCGGAAGATCGACGGCCACGTGAAGAGCTTCGCGCGCGACCTTCACTACGATCTGGCGGGCCGCACGCTCGCGATGACCGACTGCTGGGCCAACGTCATGCCGTCGGGCACGGTGCACTCCATGCACCTCCACCCGACCTCGTTCGTGAGCGGCACCTACTACGTGTCGGTGCCGAGGGGAGCGGGCGCGATCAAGTTCGAGGACCCGCGGCTCGCGCACCAGATGGCCGCGCCGCCGCGTCGGGCCGATGCGCCGGAAGCCTACCGGTCCTTCGTGAGCGTGGCGGCGCACGACGGCGATCTTGTCCTCTTCGAAAGCTGGCTGCGCCACGAGGTCCCGCCCGCGCACTTCTCCGGCGAGCGCATCTCGATTAGCTTCAACTATGCCTGCCCGCTCAAGACGGGCCGCTGA